A genome region from Pseudanabaena sp. Chao 1811 includes the following:
- a CDS encoding PAS domain S-box protein produces the protein MLSTNSELILIVDDTPTNLHPISDILVEEGFEVAIATSGEGMFKQLQWHLPDLILLDVKMPAMDGFEVCQRLKTMERVKDIPIIFMTGLSDNDNKSKGFELGAVDYITKPFQEKEVLARIKNHLQLRRLTKNLEEQVSHRTMELELANQQLAQKQIELERANRELETLNTSLEQQVQEQTQQLRQNERQLRLFVEHTPVGVAMFDRHMNYLVASQRWINDYQLEPQIIGKCHYDVFPNGHDYWREVHQRCLQGNIERNEKELYISADGSQEWVRWEIRPWYDDADSIGGIIIFGEIISDRIRTEIALQESEERYRLLSEVSPVGIFFSDTRGNCTYGNEKTQQIAGITLGEDLRNNWVKNIHPEDRDHVNKAWNNFVELSNLGCDTEYEVEHRYLYPDGSIKWTIGQAVPERNSNGELVGFIGSVVDITNLKQIEDTLRQVEAKQRALINALPDLIMRVNREGIYLDFIPTNTFQILANDHGLIGFPITEKFPADLAAKRMEAIHEVLRTREMLIYEQELYFDGKAQTEECRVVACGEDDVLIVVRDISDRKQSEAALNASQKITETRSQQVYSLLNNIPHIAWLKDLDGHFLAVNEPLANSCGYEATQLVGMTDLDIWPQELAELYRSDDLEVMQSRKRKQVEEKLVASDGRTIWIETFKAPVMNEANESIGTAGIAIDITERKQAELALQSLMQGTASVTGKEFFPELVKQIAIALDVSHVFIAQKVGEELETLAWYATDQIQPNLIYQISHTPCELALNEDVYYCNDIKQAFPDNDKWNSMNVNSYMGVALHNTIGEAIGVLFTLNSQQVANPQRAEMLLRIFGARAIAELERMQALENLQTMNEELERRVQERTKELSQTRNFLEAIIENLPVALFVKSGKEERFGEFLLWNRTSEIMFGCTKEQAIGKSVYDFFPKEQSDFFNAKDRTSFLLGQTEDIPEEPIDSLTLGRRILHTIKVPIFDEQGEPDYLICISEDITDRKLAEQDLKAERLRLQIALEVAEMGTWEANMDRGYWSPRTEAIFGYAPTTFPGDRESFLKLVYAEDQERVFNALTHSFTTQEPYNVEYRINHVSGEIRWVAVNGKVVQSEDGNGLRIIGVALDITERKQAEYDRQQVDLALRESQNFLQTVIDTFPLIVFWKDRQSVYLGCNQKSAIACGLNSPSEIIGKTDYDMPWAKTEAANYRADDLQVMESGQAKLGIIETQLRADGSMSWIETNKLPLYNLNGEIIGLLGTYQDISDRKQTEIVLRQYERMVEISPDGMALINQDYTYLLVNQTYLRQNEREWDNTVGHSMQEVMGKYTFQTIVKPKIDRCLAGETIDYGDWFYFKKAGNRFVSVTYYPYFEVDGTITGVVISNRDVTERREAEVSLRDSEERLRLALTAANQGLYDLNPQTGVAIVSSEYATMLGYNPNDFQETHEKWLERIHPDDLERVVETHRSYINGEIPNYKVEFRQRTKTGDWKWILSLGKVVEWDQDQKPLRMLGTNTDISDRKLAEKSLQEERLRLQLALDAARMGSWGCNIQTEEIFWSDRAQEIFGFVPGTFPGDRATFLSMVHPDDYDRLIQTINRTFETGDSYQIEYRIRRLDGEICWIAVWGIIHQNTTLGDRQLIGVVEDISNRKRAELERDQLLQNMSQLNSELEQANQQLEEYSQTLEQRVEERTKELQAAQERIIAQEKLASLGTLTAGIAHELRNPLNFVKNYAEGSIELTQDLLDILQPIIQSQTSDNSELIENLITDLQENATTIRLHSQRADKIITSMMQHARTDNNQANIQSTSLHDLLNEAVKLACHSKWLQDSTFKVTINTNYSADVGMIEAIPNHLIRAFINLVDNACDAMRSKKRDLSSNPNPSDTVYIPTLTVATQLIGETVEIRMRDNGCGIAPHIQTRILDPFFTTKPPGAGTGLGLSLTHDIIVKQHKGTMMINSNIGEFTEIVVTIPIAMLTK, from the coding sequence ATGCTCTCTACTAACTCTGAACTAATTCTCATTGTTGACGATACTCCAACCAACTTACATCCCATCTCCGACATATTGGTTGAGGAAGGGTTTGAAGTAGCGATCGCCACTAGTGGTGAGGGGATGTTTAAGCAATTGCAGTGGCATTTACCCGATTTAATTTTATTAGATGTCAAAATGCCAGCTATGGATGGATTTGAGGTCTGTCAGCGATTAAAGACCATGGAAAGAGTTAAGGATATTCCCATTATCTTTATGACGGGGCTATCGGATAATGACAATAAATCTAAAGGATTTGAATTAGGTGCAGTCGATTACATCACCAAACCTTTCCAAGAGAAAGAAGTACTAGCCAGAATTAAAAATCATTTACAACTGCGGCGCTTAACCAAAAATTTGGAGGAGCAAGTTAGCCATCGCACGATGGAACTAGAGCTAGCCAATCAGCAGCTTGCCCAAAAACAAATAGAACTAGAACGCGCCAACCGTGAGCTAGAAACCTTAAATACCAGTTTGGAACAACAGGTACAGGAACAAACCCAACAACTACGCCAGAATGAGCGGCAATTACGTCTGTTTGTCGAACATACACCCGTAGGGGTGGCAATGTTCGATCGCCACATGAATTATTTAGTGGCTAGCCAACGCTGGATTAATGATTATCAACTAGAGCCGCAGATTATTGGCAAATGTCATTATGACGTTTTTCCTAATGGTCACGATTATTGGCGGGAAGTACATCAAAGATGTTTGCAAGGCAATATAGAACGTAATGAAAAGGAGCTTTATATAAGTGCTGATGGTAGTCAAGAATGGGTACGTTGGGAAATTCGTCCTTGGTATGACGATGCAGATAGTATCGGCGGCATTATTATTTTTGGTGAAATTATTAGCGATCGCATTCGTACTGAGATAGCCCTGCAAGAAAGCGAAGAACGTTATCGACTACTGTCAGAAGTGAGTCCCGTGGGTATCTTTTTCAGCGATACTCGTGGAAATTGCACCTATGGCAATGAGAAAACTCAGCAAATCGCAGGAATAACCCTAGGAGAAGATCTCCGAAACAACTGGGTTAAAAATATACATCCTGAAGATCGCGACCATGTCAATAAGGCTTGGAATAATTTTGTCGAACTATCGAATCTTGGCTGTGATACTGAATATGAAGTCGAGCATCGTTATCTCTATCCTGATGGTTCAATTAAGTGGACAATTGGTCAAGCAGTTCCCGAACGCAATAGCAATGGTGAGCTAGTTGGATTTATTGGTTCCGTCGTTGATATTACAAATCTCAAACAAATCGAGGATACTTTACGGCAAGTTGAAGCTAAACAACGCGCTTTGATCAATGCTTTACCTGATTTGATTATGCGAGTTAATCGAGAGGGAATATACCTTGATTTCATCCCCACCAATACCTTTCAAATATTGGCAAATGACCATGGTCTGATTGGTTTCCCAATTACAGAAAAATTTCCTGCTGATCTGGCAGCAAAACGGATGGAGGCAATTCACGAGGTTCTCCGCACTAGAGAAATGCTCATTTACGAGCAAGAGCTTTACTTTGATGGTAAGGCGCAAACTGAGGAATGTCGTGTAGTGGCTTGTGGTGAAGATGACGTGCTGATCGTGGTACGCGATATTAGCGATCGCAAACAATCCGAGGCAGCTCTCAATGCCAGCCAAAAGATCACCGAAACAAGATCGCAACAGGTGTACTCACTATTGAACAACATCCCCCATATTGCATGGCTCAAAGATCTAGATGGTCATTTTTTGGCAGTTAACGAGCCATTGGCTAACTCCTGCGGCTACGAAGCTACTCAATTAGTTGGGATGACCGACCTAGATATCTGGCCGCAGGAGTTAGCAGAACTCTATCGCAGTGACGATCTCGAGGTCATGCAGTCGAGGAAACGTAAACAGGTTGAGGAAAAACTAGTTGCATCGGATGGTAGAACAATATGGATTGAGACATTTAAAGCTCCAGTTATGAATGAAGCCAATGAGTCCATTGGAACGGCTGGCATTGCCATTGACATTACTGAGCGCAAACAAGCAGAATTAGCCCTACAGAGCTTGATGCAGGGTACGGCTTCTGTCACTGGCAAAGAATTTTTTCCTGAACTAGTTAAACAAATTGCGATCGCCCTTGATGTCTCCCATGTTTTTATTGCCCAAAAAGTTGGGGAAGAACTAGAAACCTTAGCATGGTATGCCACCGATCAGATTCAACCTAATCTCATTTACCAAATTTCCCACACCCCCTGTGAACTAGCCCTCAACGAGGATGTCTATTATTGTAATGACATCAAACAAGCTTTTCCCGACAATGATAAGTGGAACAGTATGAATGTTAATAGCTACATGGGGGTAGCACTCCACAACACTATCGGTGAAGCAATTGGAGTATTATTTACGCTCAATTCTCAACAGGTAGCCAATCCTCAACGCGCAGAAATGCTACTGCGTATTTTCGGGGCAAGAGCGATCGCCGAACTAGAAAGGATGCAGGCATTAGAAAATCTGCAAACAATGAATGAGGAACTAGAGCGTCGGGTACAGGAACGGACAAAGGAGCTATCCCAAACGCGGAATTTCCTCGAAGCAATTATTGAAAATTTACCAGTAGCTTTATTTGTAAAAAGTGGCAAAGAAGAGAGATTTGGCGAGTTTTTACTATGGAATCGAACCAGCGAAATTATGTTTGGCTGCACTAAGGAGCAAGCTATTGGCAAGTCAGTTTATGACTTTTTCCCTAAGGAACAATCTGATTTCTTTAATGCAAAAGATCGTACTTCTTTTCTACTTGGTCAAACAGAGGATATCCCTGAAGAACCAATTGACAGCCTGACCCTTGGCAGAAGGATCTTACATACGATCAAAGTTCCTATTTTTGATGAGCAGGGTGAACCTGATTATTTAATCTGTATTTCTGAAGACATTACCGATCGCAAACTAGCAGAACAAGACCTAAAGGCTGAAAGGTTACGTTTACAAATTGCCCTAGAAGTCGCCGAAATGGGTACTTGGGAAGCGAATATGGATAGAGGCTACTGGTCACCCAGAACCGAAGCAATTTTTGGCTATGCTCCTACAACATTTCCCGGTGATCGCGAATCGTTCCTTAAATTAGTCTATGCCGAAGATCAAGAACGAGTATTTAATGCCCTTACCCATAGCTTTACCACCCAAGAACCCTACAATGTTGAATATCGCATTAACCATGTCAGCGGAGAGATTCGATGGGTCGCCGTAAATGGGAAAGTAGTCCAGAGTGAAGATGGCAATGGATTACGGATTATTGGAGTTGCCCTTGATATCACCGAGCGCAAACAGGCTGAATATGATCGACAGCAAGTAGACCTTGCACTTAGAGAATCCCAGAATTTTCTTCAAACAGTAATTGATACCTTTCCCCTCATCGTTTTTTGGAAAGATCGTCAATCCGTTTATTTAGGCTGCAACCAAAAATCTGCGATCGCCTGTGGACTAAACTCCCCCTCTGAGATCATCGGCAAGACTGACTATGATATGCCTTGGGCAAAAACAGAAGCCGCAAACTATCGCGCCGATGATCTGCAAGTCATGGAATCAGGTCAAGCCAAACTCGGGATCATTGAAACTCAGTTACGAGCAGATGGCTCAATGTCTTGGATTGAAACTAACAAATTACCCCTATATAACCTTAATGGAGAAATAATTGGTTTGTTAGGTACATATCAAGATATTAGCGATCGCAAGCAAACAGAGATTGTCTTAAGACAGTACGAACGAATGGTAGAGATTTCCCCCGATGGAATGGCACTAATTAACCAAGACTATACCTATCTTTTAGTCAATCAAACCTATTTGAGACAAAACGAACGAGAATGGGACAATACAGTCGGACATTCAATGCAGGAGGTCATGGGTAAATATACATTTCAAACAATTGTTAAACCCAAAATTGATCGATGTCTTGCTGGTGAGACCATTGATTATGGCGATTGGTTCTATTTTAAAAAGGCAGGTAATCGCTTTGTCAGTGTGACCTATTATCCTTATTTTGAAGTCGATGGCACAATTACAGGAGTGGTGATCAGTAACCGTGATGTGACTGAGCGGCGCGAAGCAGAAGTATCCCTACGAGATAGTGAAGAACGCTTACGACTTGCCCTGACAGCAGCTAACCAAGGACTTTATGATCTAAATCCCCAAACTGGTGTAGCCATTGTTAGTAGCGAATATGCCACTATGTTGGGATACAATCCTAATGATTTTCAAGAGACTCATGAAAAGTGGCTCGAACGAATTCATCCCGATGATTTAGAGCGAGTTGTGGAAACTCATCGTTCTTATATTAATGGAGAAATTCCCAATTATAAAGTTGAATTTCGTCAACGTACTAAAACTGGTGATTGGAAATGGATTCTCTCCCTTGGCAAAGTAGTGGAATGGGATCAAGATCAAAAACCTCTGCGGATGTTAGGAACTAATACTGATATTAGCGATCGCAAACTCGCCGAAAAAAGTCTTCAGGAGGAAAGACTACGCCTACAGCTAGCCCTAGATGCTGCGAGAATGGGAAGTTGGGGCTGTAATATCCAGACAGAAGAGATATTTTGGTCAGATCGCGCTCAAGAGATCTTTGGCTTTGTTCCAGGTACTTTCCCTGGCGATCGCGCGACCTTTCTCTCGATGGTACATCCTGATGACTATGACCGTCTCATACAGACGATCAATAGAACCTTTGAAACAGGTGACTCCTATCAAATTGAGTACCGTATTCGACGACTAGATGGAGAAATCTGTTGGATTGCCGTATGGGGCATCATTCACCAAAATACAACCCTTGGCGATCGCCAATTAATCGGTGTAGTTGAAGATATTAGCAATCGTAAGCGGGCAGAACTCGAACGGGATCAGCTATTACAAAACATGTCCCAACTAAATAGTGAACTTGAGCAAGCAAATCAACAGTTAGAGGAATATTCACAAACCCTTGAACAACGTGTAGAAGAACGCACTAAAGAACTGCAAGCTGCTCAAGAGCGAATTATTGCCCAAGAAAAACTTGCATCCTTGGGTACTCTCACCGCAGGAATTGCCCATGAACTCCGCAACCCTCTCAATTTTGTCAAAAATTATGCCGAAGGTTCCATCGAACTTACCCAAGATCTACTAGATATCTTGCAACCAATCATTCAATCCCAAACATCTGACAACAGCGAACTCATTGAAAACCTCATCACTGATTTACAGGAAAATGCCACTACCATCCGTCTCCATAGTCAACGTGCCGACAAGATTATTACGAGCATGATGCAACATGCCCGTACCGATAATAATCAGGCAAATATCCAGTCAACATCCCTCCATGACCTACTCAATGAAGCTGTAAAACTAGCCTGTCATAGCAAATGGCTGCAAGATAGTACCTTCAAAGTAACGATTAATACTAACTATTCCGCAGATGTAGGCATGATTGAAGCTATTCCTAACCACTTAATTAGAGCTTTTATTAACTTAGTTGACAATGCCTGTGATGCCATGCGTTCTAAAAAGCGGGATTTATCATCAAACCCCAATCCTTCTGACACAGTATATATACCAACTCTAACAGTTGCCACCCAACTAATCGGAGAAACAGTAGAAATTCGCATGCGTGACAATGGTTGCGGTATTGCCCCCCATATTCAGACTAGAATTCTTGATCCCTTCTTCACCACTAAACCACCTGGTGCAGGCACAGGACTGGGGCTATCTCTCACCCACGATATCATTGTTAAACAACATAAAGGAACCATGATGATTAATAGTAATATCGGTGAATTCACAGAAATTGTGGTCACAATACCTATAGCCATGTTAACTAAATAA
- a CDS encoding putative bifunctional diguanylate cyclase/phosphodiesterase, protein MKNSNKSNLILVVDDEAEIQRLMLQRFRKKIQSGELAFQFAQNGVDAIQILRDSHEISVVLTDIRMPEMDGLTLLSNLAEFDRPLKAVVVSAYGDMKNIRTAMNWGAFDFVTKPIDFADLEITLNKTLAFVNNLQEKEQKLQEALNTLHNLVFYDQLTGMPNRNGLIKYIAKSIVLKQTRGDAFALLILDIERYAIIKSGFGHALSDRLLIEVAKRLEQWNVNSKVVARLDNNELAVLLQDLESPASLTKYIKQLHQLFEVPIQLDEISISSLIHVGVASSDLPYDQPEDILRAADTAIHYAKQAVGTRTVFFDTNMQQKALQRLNLEVNLQEAIKLQNLEVHYQPIFQLKTSQLIGFEALVRWQHPTQEWLSPLKFIPLAEETGLIVRLGNWVLREACLQLQRWQKLFGNACPTRISVNLSSLQLVSPTLLQNIDQTLSDTGLSGENLILEITETVLMENIQEAVEVLQHLRDRCIGLSIDDFGTGYSSLSYLQSLPLTALKIDRSFIQNIESNQTNLEITSTIIELAKRLGLKVVAEGLEKEIHVDILRSLNCDYGQGFLFSRPIPADEATKLIAEQLR, encoded by the coding sequence ATGAAAAACTCAAATAAGTCAAATCTAATTTTAGTGGTCGATGATGAAGCTGAAATTCAAAGACTAATGCTGCAAAGGTTTAGGAAAAAGATTCAGTCGGGGGAACTTGCTTTCCAGTTTGCACAGAATGGTGTGGATGCAATCCAGATTTTAAGAGATTCCCATGAGATCAGTGTCGTACTCACCGATATCAGAATGCCAGAAATGGACGGTCTAACCCTACTATCTAACTTAGCGGAGTTCGATCGCCCCCTTAAGGCAGTTGTGGTTTCCGCCTATGGAGATATGAAAAATATTCGGACAGCAATGAACTGGGGAGCCTTTGATTTTGTAACCAAGCCAATTGATTTTGCAGACCTCGAAATTACTCTCAATAAAACCTTAGCCTTTGTCAACAATTTACAGGAGAAAGAGCAAAAGCTCCAGGAAGCCCTTAACACATTACATAACTTAGTATTTTATGACCAGTTAACAGGTATGCCCAATCGTAATGGGCTAATTAAATATATTGCTAAGAGTATTGTCCTCAAACAAACTAGAGGCGATGCCTTTGCGCTATTGATACTTGATATAGAACGTTATGCAATTATTAAATCAGGATTTGGACATGCTCTGAGCGATCGCCTTTTGATTGAAGTAGCCAAGCGACTAGAGCAATGGAACGTCAATTCTAAAGTAGTTGCTCGGCTAGATAATAATGAATTAGCGGTTTTATTACAGGATTTAGAAAGCCCTGCTAGTCTAACCAAATATATTAAACAGCTACATCAACTATTTGAGGTTCCTATTCAGCTAGATGAGATTAGTATTTCTTCTTTAATTCATGTAGGGGTAGCATCGAGTGATCTTCCTTACGATCAACCCGAAGATATTCTCAGGGCAGCTGATACTGCCATTCATTATGCTAAACAAGCGGTAGGAACTCGAACTGTTTTTTTTGATACGAATATGCAGCAGAAAGCTCTCCAAAGACTCAATTTGGAAGTAAATCTGCAAGAAGCAATTAAACTTCAGAATTTAGAAGTTCACTATCAGCCAATTTTTCAGTTAAAGACATCTCAGTTGATTGGGTTTGAAGCCTTGGTACGATGGCAACATCCAACGCAGGAGTGGCTCTCCCCTCTAAAATTCATTCCCTTAGCAGAAGAGACTGGACTGATTGTACGTTTAGGCAATTGGGTTCTCAGAGAAGCTTGTTTGCAATTGCAAAGATGGCAAAAATTATTTGGCAATGCTTGCCCTACAAGGATTAGCGTTAATCTTTCAAGCTTACAATTAGTCAGTCCTACACTCCTACAAAATATTGATCAAACTCTCAGTGATACTGGTCTTAGTGGCGAGAATTTAATTTTGGAGATTACAGAAACGGTATTAATGGAAAATATCCAAGAAGCAGTTGAAGTCCTCCAACATTTACGAGACAGATGCATTGGATTATCAATTGATGATTTTGGTACAGGATATTCTTCCCTCTCTTATCTACAATCTTTACCTCTAACTGCTTTAAAAATTGATCGCTCTTTTATTCAGAATATTGAATCTAACCAGACCAATCTAGAAATCACTTCCACAATTATTGAACTAGCTAAACGCTTAGGACTAAAAGTAGTAGCAGAGGGACTAGAAAAAGAAATTCATGTGGATATTTTACGTTCACTTAACTGTGATTACGGACAGGGTTTTTTATTTTCTCGACCAATTCCTGCTGATGAGGCTACTAAATTAATTGCGGAACAATTGCGATAA
- a CDS encoding diacylglycerol/polyprenol kinase family protein, giving the protein MLITSDVSPTITLAIQIGTVVIWLGLVFLASEILHRLKQDPEVVRKVVHIGTGNVLLIAWWLHIPTWLCITAGVTFSAIALASHRINILPMLDDVGRKTYGVFYYALSITILVTLLWENYPQYAVIGVMVMSWGDGMAALIGKRFGTHIFVHLGNKRSYEGSFAMFATSLIVILGIFGITHGIRPSDLGVAIPVAAIAALLEAYSPGGTDNLSVPLSSAALSYVLQSFL; this is encoded by the coding sequence ATGCTCATAACTAGCGATGTCTCTCCTACAATTACTCTGGCGATCCAAATTGGCACAGTAGTAATTTGGCTTGGTCTAGTATTTCTAGCTTCAGAGATCCTGCATCGTCTCAAACAAGATCCTGAAGTAGTTCGCAAAGTTGTGCATATTGGGACGGGCAATGTACTGCTCATTGCATGGTGGTTACATATCCCCACATGGTTATGTATTACAGCAGGTGTAACATTTAGCGCGATCGCCCTAGCATCTCACCGCATTAATATTTTGCCGATGCTCGATGATGTGGGGCGCAAAACCTATGGGGTGTTTTACTACGCGCTTAGTATCACAATTTTAGTAACTCTGCTCTGGGAGAACTATCCTCAATATGCAGTAATCGGCGTGATGGTGATGTCTTGGGGGGATGGGATGGCAGCACTAATTGGTAAAAGATTTGGTACACATATCTTTGTGCATTTGGGCAATAAACGTAGTTATGAAGGCTCCTTTGCCATGTTTGCCACAAGCTTGATCGTAATTCTTGGTATTTTTGGTATTACTCACGGTATTCGCCCTAGCGATCTGGGTGTTGCCATACCTGTTGCCGCGATCGCGGCTTTACTCGAAGCCTATTCCCCCGGAGGCACAGATAATCTCTCAGTTCCCTTATCTAGTGCTGCTTTAAGTTATGTCCTGCAATCATTTTTGTGA
- a CDS encoding cysteine peptidase family C39 domain-containing protein, with translation MRSKVILGLGNPDINELMFLQIAICISFLVGAYFGRYLAQKGLTANNALQQHQKQVYLISCITLGIITLLAILMTSGRNIPWVPAFISLYLGAYAWQGILLICIFCIGLMLLLEIPAWKDRQRLQQLILFLVISISSVLLLIYQNLPITDLIESPRILKGIVLQTTPYSCAAATIATLSRQFNSALDTTELDVVKLAGTSRQGTNILSEIQAMEKLGLAPQYERNLTIADLVKRKQMAVLHVMEPVSGTRIQHAIALLAIDPVKEKITVANPLYGIQEKKFSDMKDYWLEDAIFVTASQK, from the coding sequence ATGCGCTCAAAAGTAATTTTAGGGCTTGGAAATCCTGACATTAATGAACTAATGTTTTTACAGATCGCTATTTGTATATCTTTCTTGGTAGGCGCATACTTTGGTAGATATTTAGCCCAAAAAGGTCTAACTGCCAACAATGCTTTGCAGCAGCATCAAAAGCAAGTTTACTTAATTAGTTGCATCACTCTTGGAATCATTACATTGCTCGCCATTTTGATGACATCTGGCAGAAATATTCCTTGGGTTCCTGCTTTTATTTCACTTTATCTGGGAGCTTATGCATGGCAAGGTATTTTGCTCATCTGTATCTTTTGTATAGGACTAATGCTTTTGCTAGAAATACCTGCTTGGAAAGACCGACAGCGACTACAGCAGTTAATTCTTTTTCTAGTCATAAGTATTTCATCAGTGCTGTTGTTGATTTATCAAAATTTGCCAATTACTGATTTGATTGAATCTCCTCGAATTTTAAAGGGAATAGTATTGCAAACAACTCCCTATAGTTGTGCTGCCGCTACAATTGCGACGTTGTCACGCCAGTTCAATTCTGCACTAGACACTACAGAGTTGGATGTTGTTAAGCTTGCAGGAACCAGTCGCCAAGGCACTAATATCCTCTCAGAAATTCAAGCAATGGAGAAATTGGGGCTTGCACCTCAGTATGAACGGAATCTGACGATCGCAGATTTAGTAAAGCGCAAACAAATGGCAGTTTTGCATGTGATGGAGCCAGTATCAGGTACCAGAATTCAACATGCGATCGCGTTATTGGCGATCGACCCCGTTAAGGAAAAAATAACTGTGGCGAATCCCCTATACGGAATTCAAGAGAAAAAATTCAGTGACATGAAAGACTATTGGCTCGAAGACGCTATTTTTGTGACAGCATCACAAAAATGA
- the nuoK gene encoding NADH-quinone oxidoreductase subunit NuoK codes for MTLEPFLIIAAALFCIGIYGLITSRNAVRVLMSVELMLNAVNLNLMAFSNFLDSASIRGQVFTIFVISIAAAEAAVGLAIVLSIYRSRDTVDMEQFNLLRW; via the coding sequence ATGACTTTAGAACCTTTTTTGATTATTGCTGCGGCTCTATTTTGCATTGGCATTTATGGCTTAATTACTAGCCGTAACGCAGTGCGCGTATTAATGTCTGTGGAATTAATGCTCAATGCTGTGAACTTGAATTTGATGGCTTTTTCTAATTTCTTAGATTCCGCCAGTATTCGTGGTCAAGTATTTACAATTTTCGTAATTTCGATCGCTGCTGCGGAAGCTGCCGTAGGTCTAGCGATCGTTCTCTCGATCTATCGCAGCCGCGACACTGTGGATATGGAGCAATTTAACTTGCTACGTTGGTAG
- a CDS encoding NADH-quinone oxidoreductase subunit J, translating to MNNIGLGDGSQTVSLVVLAAMLTASAMGVVLLQNIVYAAFLLGATFISVAGLYLLLNADFVAAAQVLIYVGAVNILILFAIMLVNKRQDYQDVKYGALRSVVTGVVCLGLFALLGVTVTSTNWAITPTIAKLPSTMVVIGQHFFSDYLLPFELASVLLLVALIGAIVLARREFIPDTVKSQADSEESLELLEKPKEQLVASK from the coding sequence ATGAACAATATTGGTTTAGGTGATGGTTCACAAACCGTATCTCTAGTGGTGTTAGCTGCCATGCTAACCGCTTCGGCAATGGGTGTGGTGCTATTGCAAAATATCGTTTACGCAGCATTTTTACTCGGTGCTACTTTTATCAGCGTGGCGGGATTGTATTTGTTGCTCAATGCTGATTTTGTAGCGGCGGCGCAGGTTTTAATCTATGTTGGGGCGGTCAATATCTTGATCCTGTTTGCGATCATGTTGGTCAATAAGCGCCAAGATTACCAAGATGTGAAGTATGGGGCTTTACGCAGTGTAGTCACAGGCGTTGTTTGTTTGGGCTTGTTTGCACTTTTAGGAGTGACAGTTACTTCGACTAATTGGGCAATTACCCCGACGATCGCGAAACTTCCATCAACAATGGTCGTTATTGGTCAGCATTTCTTTAGTGACTATCTACTACCCTTTGAATTAGCTTCGGTATTGTTATTAGTTGCTCTAATTGGTGCGATCGTCCTTGCCCGTCGCGAGTTTATTCCCGATACCGTTAAATCTCAGGCGGATTCTGAGGAGTCTCTCGAATTGTTAGAAAAGCCAAAAGAGCAACTTGTTGCTTCTAAATAA
- the ndhI gene encoding NAD(P)H-quinone oxidoreductase subunit I: protein MKFLNKVGEYTKEAVQAAKYIGQGMSVTFDHMRRRPITVQYPYEKLIPSERFRGRIHFEFDKCISCEVCVRVCPINLPVVDWKFNTEIKKKELKSYSIDFGVCIFCGNCVEYCPTNALSMTEEYDLSTFDRHELNFDSVALGRMPTKVTDDPLVTPIRELAYLPKGVIEGHEVPHTAKRAGLRPEEIAEAASEQK from the coding sequence CTGAAATTTCTAAATAAAGTTGGTGAATACACCAAAGAAGCGGTACAAGCGGCGAAATATATCGGTCAAGGGATGTCGGTAACTTTTGACCATATGCGTCGCCGTCCGATTACAGTGCAGTATCCTTACGAAAAATTGATTCCTTCTGAGCGCTTTCGTGGACGGATTCACTTTGAATTTGATAAGTGTATTTCCTGCGAAGTCTGTGTGCGCGTATGTCCGATTAACTTGCCTGTAGTGGATTGGAAATTTAATACTGAAATCAAGAAAAAAGAACTCAAGAGTTACAGTATTGACTTTGGAGTATGTATTTTCTGTGGTAACTGTGTGGAATACTGCCCCACTAATGCACTGTCGATGACAGAAGAATATGACCTATCTACCTTCGATCGCCACGAATTAAACTTTGATAGCGTCGCCCTCGGACGGATGCCCACCAAGGTCACTGACGATCCTTTAGTGACTCCAATTCGCGAATTGGCTTATTTGCCTAAGGGTGTCATCGAGGGGCATGAAGTACCACATACCGCTAAACGTGCAGGTCTCCGCCCTGAAGAAATTGCTGAAGCGGCTTCGGAGCAAAAATAA